A stretch of the Planktothricoides raciborskii GIHE-MW2 genome encodes the following:
- a CDS encoding type II toxin-antitoxin system VapC family toxin yields the protein MSKKYLLDTNILIYYFNGNLAVKPVFDEIKNSVAQGFYCPISWIELLCYSALTEDEANLMRDFLRQINRVSLTESILDFATKIRRDRVKLADALIAACALVQGYILVTRNVDDFKRIDGLSILNPFN from the coding sequence ATGAGTAAGAAATATCTACTGGATACCAATATCCTGATTTATTACTTTAACGGAAATTTAGCAGTTAAACCTGTTTTTGATGAGATTAAAAATAGCGTGGCTCAGGGATTTTATTGCCCGATTAGTTGGATAGAATTACTTTGCTACTCGGCGTTAACTGAGGATGAAGCGAATTTAATGCGTGATTTTTTGAGGCAAATTAATCGGGTATCCTTGACAGAATCCATCTTAGACTTTGCAACTAAAATTCGCCGAGATCGCGTCAAATTAGCCGATGCTCTCATAGCTGCTTGTGCTTTGGTTCAGGGATATATATTGGTGACTCGTAATGTTGATGATTTTAAGCGCATTGATGGGTTGAGTATCTTGAATCCATTTAATTGA
- a CDS encoding Uma2 family endonuclease: protein MTQAVERVTEVAIEQPQEQAQPSTEHLLTFQEYLAYEGEPDVLYELFRGKLIPMPAQSHLHTNICKFLIYKLQRYFAEKNLNLVANSLGTGVRTAENSSRIPDVVICSQSVWQEVISRPGAGVLDFAEKPILVVEIVSSNRRDDYIIKRSEYELAEIPEYWIVDPQKKRVRVFATTQEEGYIGVDFSEDSSIVSEQFDQLNLSVQELLNPPVVEQLIKQEQAKIKTLETRNEKLAQRLRAMGINPEEID from the coding sequence ATGACTCAAGCTGTCGAAAGAGTAACCGAGGTGGCGATCGAGCAACCTCAAGAACAAGCACAGCCGTCAACCGAACATCTCTTAACCTTCCAAGAATACCTCGCGTATGAGGGAGAACCGGATGTTCTTTATGAATTATTCAGGGGGAAACTCATACCGATGCCAGCACAAAGTCACTTACATACCAATATTTGCAAATTTTTGATTTACAAGTTACAGCGCTACTTTGCTGAGAAAAACTTGAATTTAGTCGCCAACTCTTTAGGGACGGGCGTTCGCACCGCCGAAAATTCATCGCGAATTCCTGATGTAGTAATCTGTAGCCAAAGTGTTTGGCAAGAAGTGATTTCACGTCCGGGTGCTGGGGTATTAGATTTTGCGGAAAAGCCGATTTTAGTAGTCGAAATTGTCAGCAGTAATCGCCGGGATGATTATATCATTAAACGGAGCGAATACGAACTGGCAGAAATTCCCGAATATTGGATTGTAGACCCCCAAAAGAAACGAGTGAGAGTGTTTGCCACTACTCAGGAAGAAGGATATATTGGGGTTGATTTTAGCGAAGATAGTTCGATAGTTTCGGAGCAGTTTGACCAGCTTAATTTATCGGTGCAAGAATTGCTTAATCCGCCGGTGGTGGAGCAATTAATTAAGCAGGAACAAGCGAAAATCAAAACTCTGGAAACTCGCAATGAAAAATTAGCCCAGCGGTTACGAGCAATGGGAATCAATCCAGAGGAAATCGATTAA
- a CDS encoding leucyl aminopeptidase, with amino-acid sequence MKFNAIDTPRLDWSGDALAIGLFEEQVELTGDLAELDQKLGGTLAEVIAENEFKGKEGSSVAARVGGGSAIRKIIAIGLGKQDSLKLDGIRLAAGAAAKTAKSQKCKTLGISLPVFGDAGTTAQAIAEGVELALHKDSRFKSESEKSKESNGEIEQVDLLGFAGQDAAIALGQQIVEGVKLARELVNAPANTCTPVTMAETAQAIASEYGLEIEILEQADCEKLGMGAFLGVALASDLPPKFVHITYKPEGTPRRKLAIVGKGLTFDSGGLNIKVQGGIETMKMDMGGAAATFGAAKAIGLIKPDVEVHFISAITENMISGHAMHPGDILTASNGKTIEVNNTDAEGRLTLADALVFADKLGVDAIVDLATLTGACVVALGDDIAGLWSPDDAVANQLLAAGEKGGEKYWRMPLEDKYFEGLKALHADMKNTGPRAGGSITAALFLKQFVDKTPWAHLDIAGPVWTDKDKGYNPAGATGFAVRTLVNWVLG; translated from the coding sequence ATGAAATTTAACGCGATCGATACGCCACGTTTGGATTGGTCAGGAGATGCCCTCGCCATTGGCTTATTTGAGGAACAGGTGGAATTAACCGGCGATTTAGCTGAGTTGGATCAAAAGTTGGGCGGCACTTTAGCCGAAGTGATTGCCGAAAATGAGTTTAAAGGCAAAGAAGGCAGCAGCGTGGCAGCCCGCGTGGGTGGGGGTAGCGCCATTCGCAAAATTATCGCTATTGGTTTGGGTAAGCAAGATAGTCTGAAGTTGGATGGGATCCGTCTGGCGGCTGGGGCGGCGGCGAAAACCGCTAAAAGCCAAAAGTGTAAGACTTTGGGGATTAGCTTGCCAGTATTTGGGGATGCGGGGACTACAGCCCAGGCGATCGCGGAAGGGGTGGAGTTAGCCCTGCATAAAGATAGTCGCTTTAAGTCCGAGTCGGAAAAGTCTAAAGAGTCTAATGGGGAAATCGAACAAGTTGACTTGCTGGGGTTCGCGGGTCAAGATGCGGCGATCGCCCTGGGACAACAGATTGTGGAAGGGGTCAAATTAGCGCGGGAACTGGTGAATGCCCCGGCGAATACTTGCACCCCAGTGACAATGGCGGAAACTGCCCAGGCGATCGCCTCTGAGTATGGTCTGGAAATCGAAATTCTGGAACAAGCTGACTGTGAAAAATTGGGCATGGGCGCTTTTTTGGGAGTGGCTTTAGCCTCGGATTTGCCGCCGAAATTTGTTCATATTACTTATAAACCTGAAGGAACTCCGCGCCGGAAATTGGCGATCGTGGGTAAAGGTTTGACCTTTGATTCTGGTGGTTTAAATATCAAAGTCCAAGGTGGTATTGAAACCATGAAAATGGATATGGGCGGGGCGGCAGCTACTTTTGGGGCAGCAAAGGCGATCGGTTTAATTAAACCGGATGTAGAAGTGCATTTTATTTCTGCAATTACGGAAAATATGATTAGCGGTCATGCCATGCACCCAGGGGATATTCTCACCGCTTCCAATGGCAAAACTATTGAAGTCAATAATACCGATGCCGAGGGACGGTTAACTTTAGCCGATGCGTTGGTATTTGCGGATAAATTAGGGGTAGATGCGATCGTGGATTTAGCCACTTTAACCGGCGCTTGTGTTGTGGCTTTGGGTGACGATATTGCTGGTTTATGGAGTCCCGATGATGCGGTAGCCAATCAGCTATTAGCCGCTGGGGAAAAAGGCGGGGAAAAATACTGGCGGATGCCGTTGGAAGACAAATATTTTGAAGGCTTAAAAGCCCTTCATGCGGATATGAAAAATACTGGCCCCCGTGCCGGTGGTTCGATTACTGCCGCCTTATTCCTGAAGCAATTTGTGGACAAAACTCCTTGGGCACATTTGGATATTGCCGGTCCCGTTTGGACTGATAAAGATAAAGGGTATAATCCTGCCGGTGCCACGGGTTTTGCGGTGCGAACTCTGGTGAATTGGGTCTTGGGTTAA
- a CDS encoding iron uptake porin yields MSQPISNLIRVASVPAALAINLLVSNPTLASEMAQLGDSSEPLDRINFVTDLSDISPTDWAYSALQNLAQRYNCLLAYPDGTYRGNRAMTRYEFAAGLNECLNTIQALIQQAGSDINSDDIETLLRLQQEFTAELEILRNRVNALEIRTAELEANQFSTTTKLTGEAIFTLTDAFSSNDNNQTAFQQRVRLNFNTSFTGQDLLITRLQVGNSSPLNLESTNKGVEFFTSTSEGFPTNQVFGDTENTVTLDTLQYQFSLSDKTRIFIAANAGIWDDFAPTLNPLFEDFDGGRGSLSAFAQKNPIYRLGGGAGLGVNITPNDDFQLTLGYLAGEGSTPNSGDGLFNGDFSALAQLTWRPNNKIGVGFTYNHAYFGAGRFGFDNGGGHLDSGTLPFAGTSVANRVGATSATNSDSLGFQFALAVAPKLQINGWLGYTKVNLRDRDLDGDIWNGALLVGLPDLGKPGNLAGLAIGIQPYLTNLDNFNQEFEQDPPFHVEGFYKLQMTENISLTPGFIWLLSPNQDADNKDIFLGTVRTTFTF; encoded by the coding sequence ATGTCTCAACCGATCTCAAATCTCATCAGGGTCGCCTCCGTCCCCGCAGCTTTAGCAATCAACCTGCTAGTCTCAAATCCCACCCTAGCCTCAGAAATGGCTCAACTGGGCGACTCCTCCGAACCGCTCGATCGCATCAACTTTGTCACCGACCTCAGCGACATTAGCCCCACCGACTGGGCTTACAGCGCCCTACAAAATCTTGCCCAACGCTACAATTGCCTCTTAGCCTACCCAGATGGCACCTATCGCGGCAACCGAGCCATGACTCGCTATGAATTTGCCGCCGGTTTAAACGAATGTTTAAATACCATCCAAGCTCTGATCCAACAAGCCGGTTCCGACATCAACTCAGACGACATCGAAACCTTGCTGCGTTTGCAACAAGAATTTACCGCCGAATTAGAAATATTACGCAATCGAGTCAATGCCTTAGAAATCCGTACTGCCGAACTAGAAGCCAATCAATTTTCCACCACCACCAAACTCACCGGCGAAGCCATTTTCACCCTGACCGATGCCTTTAGTTCTAACGACAATAATCAAACCGCCTTCCAACAGCGCGTCCGCCTCAACTTTAACACCAGCTTTACGGGTCAAGACCTGCTGATTACGCGATTGCAAGTGGGCAATAGCAGCCCTTTAAATCTAGAAAGTACCAACAAAGGAGTGGAATTTTTTACCAGTACCAGCGAAGGTTTCCCAACCAATCAAGTCTTTGGCGATACCGAAAATACAGTTACTTTAGACACCCTACAATATCAATTTTCCCTCAGCGATAAAACTAGGATATTCATTGCCGCCAATGCTGGCATTTGGGATGACTTTGCCCCCACCCTAAATCCCTTATTTGAAGACTTTGATGGCGGCAGGGGTTCTCTATCTGCGTTTGCCCAAAAAAACCCGATTTATCGTCTCGGTGGCGGTGCCGGTTTGGGGGTCAATATTACACCAAATGATGATTTTCAACTCACCCTAGGTTACTTGGCAGGGGAAGGGTCAACGCCCAATTCCGGTGATGGTCTGTTCAATGGAGATTTTTCCGCTTTAGCCCAACTAACTTGGCGACCAAATAATAAAATTGGCGTCGGTTTTACCTATAACCACGCTTACTTTGGTGCCGGACGATTTGGGTTTGATAATGGGGGCGGTCATTTAGATAGTGGAACCCTGCCTTTTGCCGGAACCAGTGTTGCCAACCGCGTGGGAGCAACCAGTGCCACCAATAGCGATTCTTTGGGATTCCAATTTGCCTTAGCAGTCGCTCCCAAATTGCAAATTAATGGTTGGCTTGGTTACACAAAAGTGAACCTGCGCGATCGCGATTTGGACGGGGATATTTGGAACGGCGCCTTACTTGTGGGCTTACCGGATTTAGGCAAACCGGGCAACCTTGCGGGTTTGGCGATCGGCATCCAACCTTATCTGACTAATCTTGACAATTTCAATCAAGAATTTGAGCAAGATCCGCCGTTTCATGTAGAAGGATTTTACAAATTACAAATGACGGAGAATATCTCCCTAACTCCTGGATTTATTTGGCTGCTATCCCCCAACCAAGATGCCGATAACAAAGATATCTTTTTGGGAACAGTGAGAACCACCTTTACATTTTAA
- a CDS encoding GTPase: MSDQLQVFFLEAVQKLVAEVSNKRLVFFVAGGTGWGKSSTVNSLLDRELCPVNDDEPQTAEVTGHDFEMNGVKGTIFETPGFCDGSGNDQQYIEMIRSKVRNPHAMLYVSRLDETRPEEDRQVIKIISEALGNSIWENTAIVFTFANHVKASDYKRKLDKRKQEIHDLIKKELIKHYIYDSNIAYNIPSVAIDNHSKTTPDGKEWLGFFFTAIVKRVSKEGTIALLAMLTDSISQRTIFDKYQKSIIRKKFIEAVIQSSGITITIGMTVTAIVNAPLILGFSGGGIVGTLIGCWLSEKKDVD; encoded by the coding sequence ATGAGTGACCAACTGCAAGTTTTTTTCCTGGAAGCTGTTCAAAAATTGGTAGCAGAAGTTAGCAACAAACGGCTGGTTTTTTTTGTGGCTGGTGGTACAGGATGGGGAAAATCTAGTACGGTAAATTCATTACTAGATCGAGAACTCTGTCCAGTTAATGACGATGAACCACAAACAGCCGAGGTTACTGGGCATGACTTTGAGATGAATGGGGTTAAAGGAACTATCTTTGAGACTCCTGGTTTCTGCGATGGCAGTGGCAACGATCAACAATATATAGAAATGATTCGTTCTAAGGTTAGGAATCCTCACGCGATGTTATATGTCTCAAGATTGGACGAAACCAGACCAGAGGAAGATCGGCAAGTTATCAAGATTATTTCTGAGGCATTAGGCAATAGTATTTGGGAAAACACTGCGATCGTGTTTACTTTTGCTAATCATGTTAAAGCTTCAGACTATAAAAGGAAATTGGATAAGAGAAAACAAGAAATTCACGACCTCATCAAAAAAGAACTCATAAAACATTATATATATGATTCTAATATAGCGTATAATATACCATCCGTGGCAATAGATAATCACAGTAAAACAACACCTGATGGGAAGGAATGGCTAGGATTTTTTTTCACAGCCATAGTAAAAAGAGTGTCTAAAGAAGGTACTATTGCCTTACTAGCAATGTTAACTGATAGCATAAGCCAGCGGACTATTTTTGATAAATATCAAAAATCAATTATTAGGAAAAAATTTATTGAGGCAGTTATTCAGTCGTCAGGAATAACCATTACCATTGGCATGACGGTGACAGCAATTGTCAACGCTCCTTTAATCCTAGGCTTTTCTGGAGGGGGAATAGTAGGAACTCTCATAGGATGTTGGTTGTCTGAAAAAAAAGATGTCGATTAG
- a CDS encoding NB-ARC domain-containing protein has protein sequence MDVEDILKQAESLVFAKTGKKLEHLQKTVLKGTLQGQTYPEIAKENGFSESHVKNVGHELWHTLSSALGEKVTKSNFKSVFKSLRITSQRSNSNNFTPAISVICHTNPTINNINIFTDQERSPTSSQSSPDTPPEPQINLDDAPAILTCYSRTTELNTLEHWIVQDRCRIVELLGMSGIGKTALSLRLIDQIKINFDYIIYQTLCFSPTLETTLTNLLENFGKTTEIPQQLENKISQLFKYLRQHRCLIILDDVQMLFSPGKLAGEYQPSLENYPLFFKRIAEIEHSSCFLLITAEQLQEFTQLKKGDRAVRSLVLGGLGIAAKEILKQYELSDEDQWEKLINLYQGNPLWLEMTAMMIQDLFAGNVADFLEYKSLIICDALKAAIQRQWQRLTPQEQAIMIEFTALDAPVSLPQLGQKLNLADSDLLNGVKSLRRRLFLEHIQREKQRLFQLNPVYQQYLKEQNPEICERS, from the coding sequence ATGGATGTTGAGGATATATTAAAACAAGCCGAATCTCTGGTTTTTGCTAAAACGGGGAAGAAGCTAGAGCATTTACAAAAAACTGTCCTCAAAGGTACTCTTCAAGGTCAAACTTATCCAGAAATTGCCAAGGAAAATGGCTTTAGTGAAAGTCATGTTAAAAATGTCGGACATGAATTATGGCATACTCTCTCATCAGCATTAGGGGAGAAAGTTACCAAGTCTAACTTTAAATCTGTATTTAAGAGTCTAAGAATAACCAGTCAAAGAAGTAATAGTAATAATTTTACTCCAGCAATTTCAGTAATCTGTCATACTAATCCGACGATCAATAATATTAACATTTTTACTGACCAAGAGCGATCGCCCACATCTTCCCAATCCTCCCCAGACACACCACCTGAACCCCAGATAAACTTAGATGATGCACCGGCGATTCTTACTTGCTACAGTCGCACCACCGAACTGAACACCCTAGAACATTGGATAGTACAAGACCGTTGCCGGATTGTGGAACTTTTGGGCATGAGTGGCATCGGCAAAACTGCGCTATCTCTCCGGCTAATTGACCAAATCAAAATTAATTTTGACTATATTATCTATCAAACCCTTTGCTTTTCTCCCACCCTAGAAACTACCCTCACCAACCTGCTAGAAAACTTCGGCAAAACCACAGAAATTCCCCAACAGCTTGAAAACAAAATATCCCAACTCTTCAAATATCTCCGCCAGCATCGATGCTTGATTATCCTGGATGACGTGCAAATGCTGTTTAGCCCAGGAAAATTAGCCGGGGAATATCAACCATCTCTGGAGAATTATCCGCTATTTTTCAAACGAATTGCCGAAATAGAACACTCCAGTTGTTTCCTATTAATTACTGCTGAACAACTCCAAGAATTTACCCAGTTGAAAAAAGGCGATCGCGCAGTTCGCTCATTAGTATTAGGTGGTTTAGGCATTGCTGCAAAAGAAATATTAAAACAATATGAATTATCCGATGAAGACCAGTGGGAAAAGCTAATTAATCTCTACCAAGGTAATCCTCTTTGGTTAGAGATGACTGCGATGATGATTCAGGACTTATTTGCCGGGAATGTTGCTGATTTCCTAGAATATAAAAGCTTGATTATTTGCGACGCTTTGAAAGCAGCAATCCAGCGACAATGGCAGCGATTAACCCCACAAGAACAGGCGATTATGATTGAGTTTACAGCGCTTGATGCGCCAGTCAGTTTACCGCAACTTGGCCAAAAACTTAATTTAGCGGATTCCGACTTATTAAATGGCGTGAAATCTCTAAGACGACGGTTATTTTTGGAGCATATCCAACGGGAAAAACAAAGATTATTTCAGCTAAACCCTGTTTATCAACAATATCTAAAAGAACAAAACCCAGAAATTTGCGAGCGCTCGTAA
- a CDS encoding Uma2 family endonuclease — MTQAVERVTEVAIEQPPEQAQPSTEPKLTFAEYLDYEGEPDVLYELFRGQLIPMPAQSHLHTNICKFLIYKLQRYFAEKNLNLVANSLGTGVRTAENSSRIPDVVVCSQSVWQEVISRPGAGVLDFAEKPILVVEIVSSNRRDDYIIKRSEYELAEIPEYWIVDPQKKRVRVFATTQEEGYSWVDFSEDISIVSEQFDQLDLSVQELLNPPVVEQLIKQEQAKIKTLEQEAQTERQRAETEHQRAETERQRAENERQRAENERQRAEKLAQRLRAMGINPEEID, encoded by the coding sequence ATGACTCAAGCTGTCGAAAGAGTAACCGAGGTGGCGATCGAGCAACCTCCAGAACAAGCACAGCCGTCAACTGAACCGAAGTTAACTTTTGCCGAATATCTCGATTACGAGGGAGAACCGGACGTTCTCTATGAATTATTCAGGGGTCAACTCATACCAATGCCAGCACAAAGTCACTTACATACCAATATTTGCAAATTTCTGATTTACAAGTTACAGCGCTACTTTGCTGAGAAAAACTTGAATTTAGTCGCCAACTCTTTAGGGACGGGCGTTCGCACCGCCGAAAATTCATCGCGAATTCCTGATGTAGTAGTTTGTAGCCAAAGTGTTTGGCAAGAAGTGATTTCGCGTCCGGGTGCTGGGGTTTTAGACTTTGCGGAAAAGCCGATTTTAGTGGTAGAAATTGTCAGCAGTAATCGCCGAGATGATTATATCATTAAACGGAGCGAATACGAACTGGCAGAAATTCCCGAATATTGGATCGTAGACCCCCAAAAGAAACGAGTGAGAGTGTTTGCCACTACTCAGGAAGAAGGATATAGCTGGGTTGATTTTAGCGAAGATATTTCAATAGTTTCGGAGCAGTTTGACCAGCTTGATTTATCGGTGCAAGAATTACTTAATCCGCCGGTAGTGGAGCAATTAATTAAGCAGGAACAAGCGAAAATTAAAACTCTGGAACAAGAAGCCCAAACCGAACGCCAACGGGCGGAAACTGAACACCAACGGGCAGAAACCGAACGCCAACGGGCGGAAAATGAACGCCAACGGGCGGAAAATGAACGCCAACGGGCGGAAAAATTAGCCCAGCGGTTACGAGCAATGGGAATCAATCCAGAAGAAATCGATTAA
- a CDS encoding putative toxin-antitoxin system toxin component, PIN family, with translation MKVLIDTNIIVDLALERQPFYPESVQVISRVYQKRISGYLSASTISDIYYIIRKQKGRELTLDFLRRIRTLCQVATVNDAAIDIALNADQFRDFEDAIQYGTAIANQLNAIVTRNPQDFPVANSRIITPSQLIEELGNLP, from the coding sequence GTGAAAGTTCTCATAGATACCAATATCATTGTTGATCTGGCCTTAGAACGACAACCCTTTTATCCTGAAAGTGTCCAAGTTATATCGCGGGTTTACCAAAAACGGATTTCAGGCTATCTTTCTGCTTCCACTATTAGCGATATTTACTACATTATTCGGAAACAGAAAGGGCGAGAGTTAACTCTTGATTTTTTAAGACGAATCAGAACGCTCTGCCAGGTGGCTACAGTTAATGATGCGGCGATTGACATCGCTTTAAATGCCGATCAGTTTAGAGATTTTGAAGATGCCATTCAGTATGGAACTGCGATCGCAAATCAATTGAATGCAATTGTGACTCGGAATCCCCAAGATTTTCCCGTGGCGAATTCTAGAATTATCACTCCGAGTCAGCTTATTGAGGAGTTGGGAAATTTACCATGA
- a CDS encoding DNA cytosine methyltransferase, with protein sequence MTQNSSYQGWNITEAEREIYRKRSQASSQAKAKALRGEGQTPIHPINQPKLNPKTLMPKLANNGLNALSLFSGGGGLDLGFDRAGFNHIAASEIIPDAAITLKQNRPDWQVFSGEDGDVTKIDWRPYHRLVDVLHGGPPCQPFSVAGRQKGQADSRDMFPEFVRAVLEIEPRAFVAENVTALVGKKFQRYVEEVIELPLTQKYHLIKFILSAPDFGIPQIRKRVLFVGFRDEKIAANYQRPQPTHSWQDLPANNAHKPIQLNLLSQEISQEISQENFVKKRCMGVREALGLPDIGFDGLAPTIRSGLTGPRHTTSILSSVSAQKVWEKLQIWPNGVAATREKAHLFVAENGHFRLSVPDCAIMQGFPESWSIYGAVYMALGQIGNAVPPPMAYWVAVSVAEALLSSS encoded by the coding sequence ATGACACAAAATTCATCTTACCAAGGCTGGAACATTACGGAAGCAGAAAGAGAAATTTATCGAAAGCGTTCCCAGGCATCGAGTCAAGCCAAAGCCAAAGCCTTGCGAGGAGAAGGGCAAACTCCGATTCATCCGATTAATCAACCCAAACTCAACCCAAAAACTCTGATGCCAAAATTAGCCAATAACGGGTTAAATGCTCTTTCCTTATTTAGTGGAGGTGGCGGATTAGATTTAGGATTTGATCGCGCTGGCTTCAACCATATTGCTGCATCAGAAATTATCCCAGATGCGGCAATAACTTTAAAGCAAAATCGCCCGGATTGGCAAGTTTTTTCTGGAGAAGATGGCGATGTCACCAAAATAGATTGGCGTCCCTATCATAGGTTAGTTGATGTGCTGCATGGTGGGCCACCTTGCCAGCCATTTTCGGTAGCGGGTCGCCAAAAAGGTCAAGCGGACAGCCGGGATATGTTCCCAGAATTTGTCCGGGCTGTTTTAGAAATTGAACCACGAGCATTTGTGGCGGAAAATGTCACAGCTTTGGTAGGAAAAAAGTTTCAGCGATATGTTGAAGAAGTCATAGAACTTCCTTTGACTCAAAAATATCATTTAATAAAATTTATTTTATCTGCTCCTGATTTTGGCATTCCCCAAATCCGCAAGCGGGTTTTATTTGTGGGGTTTAGAGATGAGAAAATCGCGGCAAACTACCAGCGACCGCAGCCAACTCACTCTTGGCAAGATTTACCAGCAAATAATGCTCATAAACCAATTCAGCTTAATCTGTTATCCCAGGAAATATCTCAGGAAATATCTCAGGAAAATTTTGTCAAAAAACGCTGCATGGGAGTCCGCGAAGCGTTGGGATTACCAGATATTGGCTTTGATGGGTTAGCGCCAACAATTCGCAGTGGTTTAACCGGGCCGCGTCATACCACATCGATATTAAGTAGTGTGTCTGCCCAAAAGGTTTGGGAAAAACTACAAATTTGGCCGAATGGAGTAGCAGCAACTCGTGAAAAAGCCCATTTATTTGTGGCCGAAAATGGTCATTTTCGCCTATCGGTTCCTGACTGTGCAATAATGCAAGGATTTCCAGAGTCTTGGTCTATTTATGGGGCAGTTTATATGGCTTTAGGGCAAATTGGTAATGCAGTTCCCCCACCAATGGCTTATTGGGTGGCGGTATCTGTGGCTGAGGCGTTATTAAGTAGTTCTTGA